Proteins encoded by one window of Xylella fastidiosa:
- a CDS encoding NADH-quinone oxidoreductase subunit M gives MSNWPLLSVLIWLPIIGGLLIMGLRNAHVARWAALAVALVTFGFSLHLLGGYDIAKDALQFVEQHVWIQTYSIGYNLGVDGIAIALVLLTTLVTVLVLIGSWGSIQQRVPQYVAAFLILEGVTIGIFAATDAMLFYVFFEAMLIPMFLIIGVWGGPRRIYAAIKFFLYTFLGSVLMLVGLIYLYLKGGSFQLADLYAMQLSAKEQTWLFFAFLIAFAVKVPMFPVHTWLPDAHVEAPTAGSVILAAIALKIGGYGFLRFNLPIVPDASHEFAWVVIALSLIAVIYVGLVALVQEDMKKLIAYSSIAHMGFVTLGIFIAFTLVRDFGNTDAARLGLQGAMVQMISHGFVSGAMFTCIGVLYDRMHTRRIADYGGVVNVMPWFATFAILFYMANAGLPGTSGFVGEFMVILASFQKHPLVAFGAGTTLVITAAYTLWLYKRVFFGEVANTHVAALKDINFREASVLVLFAIGVLVLGLYPKPLIDLMDSSIVKLTTQIAVSKL, from the coding sequence GTGTCGAATTGGCCTCTACTGTCTGTCTTAATTTGGCTGCCGATCATTGGTGGCCTCTTGATTATGGGGTTGCGCAACGCCCATGTTGCTCGTTGGGCAGCGTTAGCGGTCGCGCTGGTTACCTTCGGATTCAGTCTGCACTTGTTGGGTGGTTACGATATTGCTAAAGATGCGTTGCAGTTTGTTGAGCAGCATGTCTGGATCCAGACGTACAGTATTGGTTACAACCTTGGTGTGGATGGCATCGCGATCGCGCTGGTGCTGTTGACAACGTTGGTGACTGTATTGGTATTGATCGGTTCCTGGGGGTCGATCCAGCAGCGTGTTCCCCAATACGTGGCGGCGTTTCTCATTCTTGAAGGGGTGACAATCGGTATCTTCGCTGCGACGGACGCAATGCTTTTCTATGTGTTCTTCGAGGCGATGTTGATTCCGATGTTCTTGATCATCGGTGTCTGGGGTGGTCCACGTCGTATCTATGCAGCGATCAAGTTTTTTCTTTATACCTTTCTCGGTTCGGTGTTGATGTTGGTTGGCTTGATCTACCTGTATTTGAAGGGGGGGAGCTTTCAGCTGGCTGATTTGTATGCAATGCAGCTCAGTGCCAAAGAGCAGACGTGGTTGTTCTTTGCCTTCTTGATTGCTTTTGCGGTCAAGGTCCCAATGTTCCCGGTGCATACATGGTTGCCGGATGCTCACGTGGAAGCGCCGACTGCAGGTTCAGTGATCCTGGCGGCGATTGCGTTGAAGATTGGTGGCTACGGTTTCTTGCGTTTCAATCTGCCGATTGTCCCGGATGCGAGCCACGAGTTTGCTTGGGTGGTTATTGCGTTGTCCTTAATTGCGGTGATCTATGTCGGCTTGGTTGCGCTGGTACAGGAGGATATGAAGAAACTGATTGCCTATTCTTCAATTGCGCATATGGGCTTCGTGACATTGGGGATCTTCATTGCCTTCACCTTGGTACGTGACTTTGGTAATACAGATGCTGCGCGTCTTGGATTACAGGGGGCCATGGTGCAAATGATTTCGCACGGTTTCGTCTCTGGTGCAATGTTCACTTGTATTGGTGTGCTGTACGATCGCATGCATACCCGCCGTATCGCTGATTACGGTGGGGTGGTGAATGTGATGCCGTGGTTTGCGACGTTTGCCATATTGTTCTATATGGCAAATGCGGGCTTGCCGGGAACCAGTGGTTTTGTTGGTGAATTCATGGTGATCCTTGCCAGTTTTCAAAAGCACCCACTGGTGGCATTCGGTGCAGGGACGACGCTAGTGATTACCGCTGCCTACACGCTGTGGCTCTATAAACGTGTGTTTTTTGGAGAGGTTGCTAATACGCATGTCGCCGCATTGAAAGACATTAATTTTCGGGAAGCTTCCGTACTCGTGTTGTTCGCGATTGGTGTGTTGGTGTTGGGGCTGTATCCTAAGCCGCTTATTGATTTGATGGATTCTTCCATTGTCAAGCTCACTACTCAGATTGCCGTGAGCAAGCTGTGA
- the phbB gene encoding acetoacetyl-CoA reductase, with protein sequence MTLRIAYVTSGMGSIGTAICQKLARNGHTVVAGCGPNSPRKANWLREQRELGFDFIASEGNAADWDSTVSAFAKVKAEVGEIDVLVNNAGNNRDMLFRQMGREDWNSVISSNLNSLFNITKQVIDAMTARNWGRIVNIGSVSAHKGQIGQVNYATAKAAMHGFTRALAQEVATRNVTVNTISPGYIASAAISSFPPDVLDRLANSVPMRRLGKAEEVAGLCAWLVSDEAAYVTGADYAVNGGLRME encoded by the coding sequence ATGACCCTTCGCATCGCCTACGTCACCAGCGGCATGGGCAGTATCGGAACTGCAATCTGCCAGAAGTTGGCACGCAACGGCCATACCGTGGTGGCTGGCTGTGGCCCCAACTCGCCTCGCAAAGCTAACTGGCTGCGTGAGCAACGTGAACTTGGCTTCGACTTCATCGCCTCTGAAGGCAATGCTGCCGATTGGGATTCAACGGTATCCGCCTTTGCCAAGGTAAAAGCCGAGGTCGGCGAGATTGACGTTTTGGTCAATAACGCCGGTAACAACCGCGACATGCTGTTCCGGCAAATGGGCCGTGAAGACTGGAACAGTGTCATCAGTAGCAACCTCAATTCACTGTTCAATATCACTAAACAAGTCATTGACGCCATGACCGCGCGCAATTGGGGACGTATCGTCAACATTGGTTCGGTGAGCGCGCACAAAGGTCAAATAGGCCAAGTGAACTATGCCACTGCAAAAGCCGCAATGCACGGCTTCACGCGTGCACTTGCACAAGAAGTCGCTACCCGCAACGTCACCGTAAATACAATTTCCCCAGGGTATATCGCCAGCGCTGCAATCAGCAGTTTCCCCCCAGATGTCCTTGACCGTCTCGCCAACTCAGTACCAATGCGGCGCTTGGGCAAAGCCGAAGAAGTCGCTGGGCTATGCGCTTGGCTGGTTTCAGATGAAGCTGCCTACGTCACAGGTGCCGACTACGCAGTTAACGGTGGCTTACGCATGGAGTGA
- a CDS encoding CitMHS family transporter — protein sequence MLTALGFGMVITFMYLIMSKRLSPLVSLIIVPIVFALAGGFGSSMSEMMLEGIKKIAPTGVMLMFAILYFGVMIDAGLFDPLVRRILRIVKGDPMKIVMGTAILALLISLDGDGSTTYMITVSAMLPLYQRLGLNALNLTCVTILAGGVMNLTPWGGPTARAATALRVDPADVFIPLIPAMGIAIIGILTLAWWLGMKERKRLGVAKLPNSGAWNGYAMHDDEDALPTMEGDAEDIKRPKLLWVNFALTIALMAGLVVGILPMPILFMIGFALALLINYPNLAEQRRRVVNHAGNVLSVVSLIFAAGIFTGILSNTGMVDAMSRSFLALIPDSLGPYLAVITAIASMPFTFFMSNDAFYFGVLPILSEAASHYGITPVEMARASLAGQPVHLLSPLVPSTYLLVGLAKVDFGDHQRFSLKWAVLISMVLLLSSLLFLIYPLAA from the coding sequence ATGCTGACTGCGCTCGGCTTCGGAATGGTCATCACCTTCATGTATTTGATAATGAGCAAGCGGCTTTCGCCGCTGGTCTCACTGATCATCGTGCCCATTGTGTTCGCATTGGCTGGCGGCTTCGGCTCCAGCATGAGCGAAATGATGCTTGAAGGGATCAAAAAGATTGCGCCAACCGGCGTGATGCTGATGTTCGCCATTCTTTACTTCGGGGTGATGATTGATGCTGGCCTGTTCGATCCGCTCGTACGGCGCATTCTGCGGATAGTCAAAGGCGATCCGATGAAGATCGTTATGGGTACGGCAATCCTGGCGCTACTGATCTCACTCGACGGTGACGGTTCGACAACCTACATGATCACCGTCTCGGCAATGCTACCGCTGTACCAGCGTCTGGGCCTAAACGCACTGAATCTGACTTGCGTGACCATCCTGGCCGGCGGAGTGATGAACCTGACACCATGGGGCGGCCCAACCGCACGCGCGGCGACCGCGCTACGTGTCGATCCAGCCGATGTCTTCATCCCCCTCATCCCGGCGATGGGCATCGCCATCATCGGCATTCTGACGCTGGCATGGTGGCTAGGCATGAAGGAACGCAAACGTCTGGGTGTGGCCAAATTGCCTAACAGCGGCGCTTGGAATGGTTACGCAATGCACGATGATGAAGATGCGCTGCCCACCATGGAAGGCGATGCCGAAGATATCAAGCGACCCAAGCTGCTGTGGGTGAATTTTGCGCTCACTATCGCCCTGATGGCCGGATTAGTCGTTGGCATACTTCCGATGCCCATCCTGTTCATGATCGGCTTCGCATTAGCGCTCCTGATTAATTATCCAAACTTGGCAGAACAACGCCGTCGTGTGGTTAATCATGCAGGGAACGTTCTTTCAGTGGTCTCGTTGATCTTTGCTGCCGGCATCTTCACAGGCATCTTGTCAAACACTGGAATGGTCGACGCGATGTCACGCAGCTTTCTGGCACTCATACCAGACAGCTTGGGGCCCTACTTGGCGGTGATTACTGCTATCGCCAGCATGCCCTTCACTTTTTTTATGTCCAACGATGCGTTCTATTTCGGTGTGCTCCCGATCCTATCCGAAGCCGCCAGCCACTACGGCATTACCCCTGTAGAAATGGCACGTGCCTCATTGGCTGGGCAACCGGTACATCTACTGAGTCCACTCGTTCCTTCCACCTACCTACTGGTCGGACTTGCCAAAGTAGATTTCGGTGACCACCAGCGTTTTTCCCTCAAATGGGCGGTGTTAATCTCAATGGTGCTATTACTCAGTAGCCTATTGTTTTTGATTTACCCACTGGCCGCATGA